One Helianthus annuus cultivar XRQ/B chromosome 7, HanXRQr2.0-SUNRISE, whole genome shotgun sequence genomic region harbors:
- the LOC110866444 gene encoding protein FAR1-RELATED SEQUENCE 5-like, producing the protein MEKMSRRRRVAIVVNKKLGEDEEIERVILILLLLFLVHHSHNIIEGSVTLNHRRLQIHLFSNINLVSFVNSITSMSSSNSADNISKWEERVCINSGRKFFKPKVNGSITPAVGMFFKSFDEAFAFYQRYALAAGFSARKNTSWTNVNGLVKIRYIVCSKEGFHVSKEIDSGSVENSKKIVRRNRGSKRVGCNAHVKLILENNNMYKIYYFEEEHNHIFVEDEDIHFLPAARSIDYVKESFISGLSAINIGPVKAFNIMKTMYGGFGEVGASKVDCKNYRRDLNLYIGEYDAEMVVRRLIRKKECCPGFTCDYVIGEDRRLKGLFWADEQSKKNYTVFGDIFGFDATYKSNKYDLVFVPFTGIDNHYRNVTFGGALLGSETADSYRWLLRCFVNAFGSEPKVVVTDQDAAMKRAIKDVLSRSRHRLCMWHIWEKLKTKVGPVLSANTDFNTRMTHVVWNDTISPEDFETEWHSIMSTFGLENHEWLKDMYDLRFDWIPAYYHGEDLAGLMRTTSRCESENYFFGQICNPRCTLVEFFTHFETAMDIQRHEHRRNDHDTRYIESKPWSDFVLEKQASEIYTKTIFKDIQIEIDAAITKCMSKSLDIVGDVQYFEIKDFRQPCTSFLKVQYSKQEDGLTISCSCKRFEQFGILCRHIFYVLRYDDINEFPRRYVHRRWMRDVVSVGSNHSNIRFDEIGRNSEIDKVYREIVVANEYVVNRLVGDIDELCRYRDHIKSYIDKADEVMVAAPPPSRKERFAEIGGNIEKSDSIIRVPIKIRTKGCGVQKRIKSNREIAIQKSSKIQKSCRVCGEKGHNSRTCKDKVSSNAIGSSNAM; encoded by the exons ATGGAGAAAATGAGTAGAAGAAGAAGAGTAGCCATTGTTGTGAACAAGAAGCTTGGAGAAGATGAAGAGATAGAGAGAGTGATATTG ATTCTGTTACTTCTTTTCTTAGTTCATCACTCTCATAACATAATTGAAGGTTCTGTAACCCTAAATCACCGTCGATTGCAAATTCATCTCTTTTCAAACATTAATCTTGTATCGTTCGTCAATTCGATAACTTCAATGTCTTCTTCAAACTCTGCTG ATAACATTTCCAAGTGGGAGGAACGTGTATGCATAAACAGTGGAAGAAAGTTTTTCAAACCTAAAGTCAATGGATCCATTACACCTGCTGTTGGAATGTTTTTTAAGTCATTTGATGAGGCTTTTGCGTTTTATCAGAGATATGCACTTGCTGCAGGTTTTTCTGCAAGAAAAAATACCTCTTGGACAAATGTAAATGGTTTAgtgaaaataagatatattgTCTGTTCAAAAGAAGGATTTCATGTTAGCAAAGAAAtagattctggttcagttgagaaTAGTAAAAAGATTGTTAGACGTAATAGAGGTTCAAAAAGAGTTGGATGCAATGCTCATGTGAAATTAATATTAGAGAACAATAATATGTATAAAATCTACTACTTTGAAGAAGAACATAATCATATCTTTGTGGAAGATGAAGATATTCATTTCTTGCCGGCTGCACGAAGTATCGATTATGTGAAAGAAAGTTTTATATCTGGATTGTCAGCAATCAATATTGGACCTGTTAAAGCATTCAATATTATGAAAACAATGTATGGTGGTTTTGGTGAAGTTGGTGCTAGTAAAGTTGATTGTAAGAATTATAGAAGGGATTTGAATCTTTATATCGGAGAGTATGATGCAGAAATGGTAGTTAGGCGTCTTATTAGGAAGAAAGAATGCTGTCCGGGTTTCacatgtgattatgttattggtgaagatagaagattgaaaGGGCTTTTCTGGGCTGATGAgcaatcaaaaaaaaattatacagtTTTTGGTGACATATTTGGTTTTGATGCTACTTATAAATCAAACAA GTATGATTTGGTTTTTGTTCCATTTACTGGTATTGATAATCATTATAGGAATGTCACATTTGGTGGTGCATTACTTGGTTCGGAGACTGCAGATTCTTATAGATGGCTTTTAAGGTGTTTTGTTAATGCTTTTGGAAGTGAGCCTAAAGTTGTTGTTACTGATCAAGATGCTGCAATGAAGAGAGCTATTAAGGATGTACTTTCAAGAAGTAGGCATAGGTTATGTATGTGGCACATATGGGAGAAATTGAAGACAAAG GTTGGTCCTGTTTTGTCTGCAAACACTGATTTTAATACAAGAATGACTCATGTTGTTTGGAATGATACTATTAGTCCAGAAGATTTTGAAACTGAGTGGCATTCAATAATGTCTACTTTTGGATTGGAAAATCATGAGTGGTTAAAAGATATGTACGATCTTCGATTTGACTGGATTCCTGCTTATTACCATGGAGAGGATTTGGCTGGTCTTATGCGTACTACTTCGAGATGTGAAAGCGAGAATTACTTCTTTGGTCAGATTTGCAATCCAAGATGTACACTTGTTGAATTTTTCACTCATTTTGAGACTGCAATGGATATTCAAAGGCATGAGCATAGGAGGAATGATCATGATACAAGGTATATTGAGTCTAAGCCCTGGAGTGACTTTGTATTGGAGAAACAAGCATCAGAAATATACACCAAAACAATTTTTAAGGATATTCAGATTGAAATTGATGCTGCCATTACAAAGTGTATGTCAAAGTCTCTTGATATTGTGGGTGATGTTCAATATTTTGAAATAAAGGATTTCAGACAGCCATGCACATCTTTTTTGAag GTGCAATACAGCAAACAAGAAGATGGATTAACAATAAGTTGTTCTTGCAAACGGTTTGAACAATTTGGTATATTATGCCGGCATATATTTTACGTTTTACGGTATGATGATATAAATGAGTTTCCTAGAAGATATGTTCATAGAAGATGGATGAGAGATGTTGTTTCTGTTGGATCAAATCATTCAAATATTCGGTTTGATGAAATTGGTAGGAATAGTGAAATTgataaagtttatagagaaatcGTTGTTGCAAATGAGTATGTGGTTAATAGGCTGGTTGGCGATATAGATGAGTTGTGTCGTTACAGGGAtcatattaaaagttatattgaTAAAGCGGATGAGGTTATGGTTGCTGCGCCGCCTCCTAGTCGCAAAGAAAGATTTGCTGAAATTGGAGGGAACATAGAAAAATCAGATTCTATTATTCGTGTGCCGATCAAAATAAGGACCAAAGGATGCGGTGTACAAAAAAGGATCAAGTCAAATCGTGAGATTGCAATTCAGAAATCATCAAAGATCCAGAAATCGTGCCGTGTATGTGGTGAAAAAGGACATAACAGTCGCACATGTAAAGATAAGGTTTCTTCTAATGCTATAGGTTCTAGCAATGCAATGTAA